The Algoriphagus sanaruensis genome window below encodes:
- a CDS encoding lipid-A-disaccharide synthase N-terminal domain-containing protein produces the protein MNENLLLGLGFLAQGMFSARFLIQLIKSEKSGKVENPVIFWQLSLFASFLLMVYGTFRNDLVIVGGQLLGYLVYIRNLQLQGAWSQFPKWLQGVFWLLPPTFFIYLFVFHGPDLMSMLRADQMSGFLLTWGTLGQAVFTSRFLIQWYSSERKKESFFPLSFWWISIFGALMIASYAIIRKDAVLFIGQAFGLVVYGRNLWLQTHRKQMQQFLLDRLGKYRLPILLSVMALVLYFNLGAWSVTESSEARYAEIGKEMLETGDWMHPRLMGIHHYHKPPVTYWITAMAYQWLGVSPFAARFFLQLAALLQVFLVYRIALLLIGDERKAFLSSMLYASMPILLIGTRALTTDVYLTTFVLSGLYFSLLYRKTSQGWAQVLSFLAYGFGFLTKGPVVWIVPVVVDLVDRIRNKRRFSFTWSWGVGLILMLGIGLSWFVFLWKEDAQFLDYFVFRHTIERFATDTFSRSQPFWYYWAILLVAAFPWFILLVKEWKNAWKLPASPLAIAWVWVLIPVLFFSLSSSKLILYILPVVAGLVIGAVLAWENLTEKQQRTWEKAQFGLHVLLLAAFLVAPLVEDRLVLNAKFWFIWVLTLTFLVTLFLSGIRGKDRPFLSAFAFSMGLLAMSTYFFSQNPGLTNDTRRVAEWINSNAKPGERIMIYDKRLPSIDFQTDLAIISIYDGDESLNRETQFESTEEWKSYLINLKQNPEWIQKSTNQSGIWLAKAKKNMPELDAGKQWELLVEIDGWKLMRIR, from the coding sequence ATGAACGAAAATCTACTTTTAGGTCTGGGTTTTTTGGCGCAAGGCATGTTCTCTGCCCGGTTTTTGATCCAATTGATTAAAAGTGAAAAGTCGGGGAAAGTAGAAAATCCGGTTATTTTTTGGCAACTCAGCTTATTTGCTTCATTTCTTTTGATGGTCTATGGGACTTTTAGAAATGACTTGGTCATTGTAGGAGGACAGCTTTTGGGGTATTTGGTGTATATCCGAAATCTTCAGCTTCAAGGAGCCTGGTCTCAATTTCCAAAATGGCTTCAAGGAGTTTTCTGGCTCCTTCCGCCCACGTTTTTTATTTACCTATTTGTCTTTCACGGTCCGGATTTGATGTCCATGCTCCGAGCCGATCAGATGAGTGGATTTTTATTGACTTGGGGCACTCTTGGTCAAGCGGTATTTACCTCCCGATTTTTAATTCAATGGTATTCTTCAGAGCGTAAAAAGGAATCTTTCTTTCCTTTGTCCTTTTGGTGGATTTCCATTTTTGGGGCCTTAATGATTGCGAGCTATGCGATCATTCGAAAAGATGCAGTCTTATTTATAGGTCAGGCTTTTGGATTAGTGGTGTATGGGCGTAACCTATGGTTGCAAACTCACCGCAAACAAATGCAGCAGTTCCTTCTCGATCGTTTAGGAAAATATCGATTGCCGATTTTACTTTCCGTGATGGCCTTGGTTCTTTATTTCAATTTGGGAGCATGGTCGGTAACCGAATCGAGTGAAGCCCGTTATGCCGAGATTGGAAAGGAAATGTTGGAGACGGGAGATTGGATGCATCCCCGATTGATGGGAATTCACCATTATCATAAGCCACCAGTCACTTATTGGATTACTGCCATGGCCTATCAATGGCTGGGAGTAAGTCCTTTCGCAGCAAGGTTTTTTCTTCAATTGGCAGCACTGCTTCAAGTATTTTTGGTTTATCGAATCGCCCTGCTGTTAATAGGAGACGAGCGCAAAGCATTTCTTTCCTCCATGCTGTATGCTTCCATGCCTATTTTATTGATTGGGACCCGAGCATTAACCACCGATGTGTATTTGACGACTTTCGTATTGTCGGGATTGTATTTTTCACTTCTCTATCGAAAAACCTCCCAAGGCTGGGCACAGGTACTAAGCTTTTTGGCTTATGGATTCGGATTTTTGACCAAAGGACCTGTGGTTTGGATCGTTCCTGTTGTGGTTGATTTGGTGGATCGAATTCGGAATAAGCGAAGATTTTCTTTCACCTGGTCTTGGGGAGTAGGACTGATTTTGATGTTGGGAATTGGCTTAAGCTGGTTTGTATTCCTTTGGAAAGAAGACGCCCAGTTCCTGGATTATTTTGTTTTTCGGCATACCATTGAGCGATTCGCCACGGATACATTTAGCCGGAGTCAGCCATTTTGGTACTACTGGGCAATTCTCCTAGTTGCAGCTTTTCCATGGTTTATTTTGTTGGTGAAAGAATGGAAGAACGCATGGAAATTACCTGCTTCTCCATTGGCAATCGCTTGGGTTTGGGTGCTGATTCCAGTGTTGTTCTTTTCTCTTAGTTCGTCAAAACTCATTCTTTACATCCTTCCCGTTGTAGCTGGATTGGTGATAGGAGCAGTTTTGGCTTGGGAAAATTTGACTGAAAAACAACAGCGAACTTGGGAAAAGGCCCAATTTGGGCTTCATGTTCTACTTCTTGCCGCCTTTTTGGTAGCACCACTTGTAGAAGATCGATTGGTACTCAATGCCAAGTTTTGGTTTATCTGGGTGTTGACTTTGACCTTTTTGGTGACCCTATTTTTATCCGGAATCCGAGGAAAAGATCGGCCATTCCTTTCAGCCTTTGCCTTTTCAATGGGTTTATTGGCAATGTCAACCTACTTCTTCTCCCAAAATCCAGGCTTGACTAATGATACCCGAAGAGTGGCTGAATGGATAAATTCAAATGCGAAGCCAGGAGAGCGAATCATGATTTATGACAAGCGCTTGCCTTCCATTGATTTTCAAACGGATTTAGCGATTATTTCTATTTATGATGGGGATGAAAGCTTAAATCGTGAAACCCAGTTTGAATCGACCGAAGAATGGAAGTCTTACCTGATCAATCTCAAGCAAAATCCGGAATGGATTCAAAAATCCACCAATCAATCTGGGATTTGGCTTGCAAAGGCTAAAAAGAACATGCCAGAGCTTGATGCCGGAAAGCAGTGGGAATTGTTGGTCGAAATTGATGGATGGAAATTGATGCGAATCAGGTAA
- a CDS encoding glycosyltransferase, with product MADLVIIIPVFNEEEGIDRLPSAFETYFSKTKLNVEVLLVDDGSTDSSLSKIKALCMQHAAFRFLALSENRGLSTALKAGIDHSNSTWVGYMDADLQTNPEDFLKLENHMHSHDLVTGYRMGRKDNLTKKLTSSFANGFRNWLLKDGVRDSGCPLKLMRTEVAKSLPFFKGMHRFIPALVKITGGSLIEVPIQHFPRVTGYSKFSFRNRFWGPIADTLAVRWMASRMIQYRIKNASNLNSNLGK from the coding sequence ATGGCTGATTTGGTAATTATTATTCCTGTGTTTAACGAGGAAGAGGGAATCGATCGACTGCCTTCCGCATTCGAAACCTACTTTTCAAAAACCAAATTAAACGTAGAGGTGCTTTTGGTAGATGATGGAAGTACAGATTCCAGTCTTTCCAAAATCAAGGCGCTTTGTATGCAGCATGCTGCTTTTCGTTTTTTAGCCCTAAGCGAAAATAGAGGATTAAGCACAGCTCTGAAAGCAGGAATCGATCACTCCAATTCCACTTGGGTAGGATATATGGATGCTGATTTGCAAACCAATCCTGAAGATTTTTTGAAGTTGGAAAATCACATGCATAGCCATGATTTGGTAACTGGATACCGAATGGGCAGAAAGGATAATCTTACCAAGAAATTAACCTCTTCATTTGCCAATGGATTTCGTAATTGGTTGCTGAAGGATGGAGTTCGGGATTCGGGTTGTCCGCTTAAATTGATGCGAACAGAGGTGGCGAAGAGCTTACCTTTCTTCAAGGGAATGCATCGTTTTATTCCTGCATTGGTTAAAATCACTGGAGGAAGCTTAATTGAAGTTCCAATTCAGCATTTTCCAAGAGTCACAGGTTACAGTAAGTTTAGCTTTCGAAATCGGTTTTGGGGTCCAATTGCCGATACCTTAGCCGTTCGATGGATGGCATCCAGAATGATTCAATATCGCATCAAAAACGCATCGAATTTGAATTCCAACCTCGGGAAATGA
- the kdsB gene encoding 3-deoxy-manno-octulosonate cytidylyltransferase, with protein MKTAALIPARYASTRLPAKLVQDLGGISVIQRTYISTLATGVFDEVWVVTDHELIREQILDLGGKVYFSAKNHQSGSDRIAEALEVVDADLIVNVQGDEPFQDPHSLSELVRAFDRPKVKMASLMCRISEDESYNPNAVKVVVDEHSNAIYFSRSPIPFNREKARDVFYWKHIGVYAYTRELLAEFTTWPKGYLEEVEMLEQLRLIERGVKIKMVETTHQAIAIDTQEDLDRARNFLKSIL; from the coding sequence ATGAAAACCGCCGCCCTGATTCCTGCTCGTTATGCCTCGACTCGACTTCCTGCCAAATTGGTTCAGGACCTGGGAGGGATTTCGGTTATTCAGCGAACCTATATCAGCACTTTAGCCACAGGTGTTTTTGATGAAGTTTGGGTGGTCACGGACCATGAGTTGATTCGGGAACAAATCCTAGATTTGGGAGGCAAGGTTTATTTTAGCGCTAAAAACCATCAAAGCGGTTCGGATAGAATAGCTGAAGCCTTGGAAGTAGTCGATGCGGATTTGATTGTTAATGTGCAGGGAGACGAGCCGTTTCAAGATCCTCATTCTCTTTCCGAATTAGTAAGAGCCTTTGATCGTCCAAAGGTTAAAATGGCTAGTTTGATGTGCCGTATTTCTGAGGATGAATCCTATAATCCGAATGCAGTCAAGGTGGTTGTGGATGAACATTCCAATGCCATTTATTTTTCACGCTCACCGATTCCATTTAATCGGGAAAAAGCCCGTGATGTGTTCTATTGGAAACATATTGGAGTTTATGCCTATACGAGGGAATTGCTGGCTGAATTTACCACCTGGCCGAAGGGTTATTTGGAGGAGGTAGAAATGTTGGAGCAACTCCGTCTGATTGAACGTGGAGTTAAAATCAAGATGGTAGAAACCACCCATCAAGCTATAGCGATCGATACTCAGGAGGATTTGGATCGAGCTCGAAATTTTTTGAAAAGTATCTTATAA
- a CDS encoding GumC family protein: MEKLDLSQLDNEEKALEIRYVVAKYIRYWPWYVLFIFLFVTATFLFHRYTVDEYEVNGSLVIKTNSSPEARILDRSNIFNSGINLENDILRLRSKNMAREALKKLHFDVEYYAKTNIKDIELYDRSPIRFEVDWNHLQVTDTPVELEILSEENFRLTQADLSILDVNSAQASSDESILNKTYNFGQEIETARSKFTVFLTNPGRTGDVILFKLVNPTVLEEKLAKSVQVSMANEYSSVLKLTTTTKVVEKGRDYINALMQTYIEYDLNEKNKIQENTISFIEEQLGFLEDSLREKEQELQRFKVENKMLDVSAEFSNILGKMNSLDDRSAELDYQLQYFEEIKAYMERKTRDYSDVIAPSVIGVPDPLLNGLIQTLVTLSQDRRKLLATVNENHPEVTKIDVQMDKVQDALFENVVNLIDNTQKQKQQILREIGGYDAEFATLPESESKYTAIFREFKLRESLYTYLLEKRAEAGIARAANVSDNAILDLAKKGTLVFPLKLQNYGLAIALGFLLPFGFVVLRDIFDDSIKDQRDLKKHFMIPQLGVIGYSSKDTNKVVLEHPKSAVAESFRSLRSALTYLASGKNTKKILVTSSVSGEGKTFTSLNLASAMALGSKKTVVVGADLRRPKLASYFNHTEKVGLSTYLIGKISAEEIVIPSQHENLFFVPSGVIPPNPAELLQTPKLLEFLKYLEDHFDIVIFDTPPMGLVSETIDLMRLFDINLYVVRQNYTIKDHLVMINDLFNNKQVRNVYGVFNGIINSGYHYEGYNYGYGNTYLYSQNNKYMYNYYGDDLEQKKKKIKKSQKFDLIKSIRKLFRTR; this comes from the coding sequence ATGGAGAAGCTGGATTTAAGTCAGCTAGATAACGAAGAAAAAGCGCTCGAAATACGGTACGTCGTTGCCAAGTACATTCGATATTGGCCGTGGTATGTGTTGTTTATTTTTCTTTTTGTTACAGCCACGTTTCTATTTCACAGATATACCGTAGACGAGTATGAGGTGAATGGGTCTTTGGTGATTAAGACCAATAGTTCTCCAGAAGCTCGGATCCTGGACCGTTCCAATATTTTTAATTCCGGTATTAATCTAGAGAATGACATCCTTCGCCTCCGTTCGAAAAACATGGCTAGGGAGGCATTAAAAAAACTTCACTTTGATGTCGAGTATTATGCCAAGACCAACATCAAGGATATTGAATTGTATGATCGATCTCCCATTCGATTCGAGGTAGACTGGAATCACCTCCAGGTGACAGACACTCCGGTAGAACTCGAAATTCTTTCGGAAGAAAATTTTAGATTAACTCAAGCTGATTTGAGCATTTTGGATGTCAATTCTGCTCAGGCATCGAGTGATGAATCTATTTTAAATAAGACCTACAACTTCGGTCAAGAGATTGAAACTGCACGATCTAAATTCACCGTCTTTTTGACTAATCCCGGGAGAACGGGTGATGTGATTTTGTTTAAGCTGGTCAATCCTACAGTTTTGGAGGAAAAGTTGGCTAAATCTGTTCAGGTCAGCATGGCCAATGAATATTCTTCGGTTTTAAAATTGACCACTACCACTAAAGTGGTAGAAAAAGGTAGAGATTACATCAATGCCTTGATGCAGACGTACATAGAGTATGACTTGAATGAGAAAAATAAGATTCAAGAAAATACCATTTCCTTTATCGAAGAGCAGCTCGGTTTTTTGGAAGATTCACTACGAGAAAAGGAACAGGAACTGCAGCGATTTAAGGTGGAAAACAAGATGCTCGATGTTTCTGCAGAGTTTTCCAATATTTTGGGGAAAATGAATTCCTTGGATGACCGAAGTGCAGAGTTGGATTACCAATTACAATATTTCGAAGAAATCAAGGCTTACATGGAGCGTAAGACCCGAGATTATTCGGATGTGATTGCGCCTTCTGTGATTGGTGTTCCAGATCCTTTGCTCAATGGATTAATTCAAACATTGGTTACACTTTCTCAGGATCGGAGAAAATTGTTGGCAACCGTGAATGAAAACCATCCAGAGGTGACCAAAATTGATGTTCAGATGGATAAGGTACAAGATGCCTTGTTTGAAAACGTTGTAAATCTCATTGACAATACCCAAAAACAAAAACAGCAAATTCTTCGGGAGATTGGAGGATATGATGCCGAATTTGCCACCTTGCCAGAGTCTGAGTCGAAGTACACTGCTATTTTCAGAGAGTTTAAGCTTCGGGAATCTTTATACACCTATTTGCTGGAGAAGCGGGCAGAGGCAGGTATCGCTAGAGCAGCTAACGTTTCGGATAATGCCATTTTGGATTTAGCTAAAAAAGGAACTTTAGTATTCCCCCTCAAACTTCAAAATTATGGATTGGCAATAGCTCTCGGCTTCTTGTTACCTTTTGGCTTTGTGGTTCTTAGAGATATTTTTGATGATAGTATCAAGGACCAACGAGACTTGAAAAAACATTTCATGATTCCACAATTGGGGGTCATTGGATACAGCAGCAAAGACACCAACAAAGTGGTTTTGGAGCATCCCAAATCTGCTGTAGCTGAATCTTTTAGATCGCTCAGATCAGCGCTTACTTACCTCGCCTCTGGTAAAAACACCAAAAAAATCCTGGTTACCTCTTCAGTTTCTGGGGAAGGAAAAACGTTTACTTCCCTCAATCTAGCCTCGGCGATGGCTTTGGGCTCGAAAAAAACGGTGGTCGTCGGAGCGGATTTGAGACGTCCAAAATTGGCTTCTTATTTTAACCACACGGAGAAAGTTGGACTTTCTACTTATTTGATCGGGAAAATCTCAGCAGAAGAAATTGTAATTCCTTCCCAGCATGAAAACTTGTTTTTTGTGCCTTCTGGTGTGATTCCTCCTAACCCTGCTGAATTGCTTCAAACTCCCAAATTATTGGAGTTTCTAAAGTATCTGGAGGATCATTTTGATATCGTGATTTTCGATACTCCTCCAATGGGCTTGGTATCAGAAACGATTGATTTGATGCGACTCTTTGATATTAACCTGTATGTAGTCCGCCAGAATTATACCATCAAGGATCACTTAGTCATGATTAATGACTTGTTTAATAACAAGCAGGTTAGAAATGTCTATGGGGTATTCAATGGAATTATCAATTCCGGATACCACTATGAAGGTTACAATTACGGCTATGGCAATACCTATTTGTACTCCCAGAATAATAAGTACATGTACAATTATTACGGGGACGACCTCGAGCAAAAAAAGAAGAAAATCAAGAAGTCGCAGAAATTTGATTTGATCAAATCAATTCGAAAATTGTTTAGAACCCGATAA
- a CDS encoding polysaccharide biosynthesis/export family protein, translated as MKKIVFYLFLIISLPSCISNKRITYLQNLSDSTAYKLDEFIPFADVDYKYVLQPFDIVQIDFASSDPELVEGFSFQRSQQMGGIGFGGGVGGGGGGSDPLYMNGFSIDEEGYVEVPKLGKIKIGGLTEDQAKDLVQEKINIFFKEEVYVRLRMAGIRYTTLGEFNSVGVKIIYKNRATIFDALATAGETSLLAKREKLFLIRQYGDGVKIHQINLNDRALLASPFYFIQPNDILYLEPMKIRQVGTADNLTSSLALFGGIFASVLLIVNLVTGGI; from the coding sequence ATGAAAAAAATCGTTTTTTATCTATTTCTGATCATTTCTTTACCTTCTTGCATCAGCAATAAGCGAATTACTTATCTCCAAAATCTTTCGGATAGCACAGCGTACAAGTTGGATGAATTTATTCCATTTGCAGATGTGGATTACAAATACGTTCTCCAGCCGTTTGATATTGTGCAGATCGATTTTGCCAGTTCAGATCCTGAATTGGTGGAAGGGTTTTCATTCCAGCGTTCTCAGCAAATGGGGGGAATTGGTTTTGGAGGAGGAGTAGGTGGTGGTGGAGGAGGTAGTGATCCTCTGTATATGAACGGGTTTTCGATTGATGAGGAAGGTTATGTGGAAGTTCCCAAACTGGGTAAAATCAAAATCGGTGGCTTGACAGAAGATCAGGCCAAAGATTTGGTTCAAGAAAAAATCAATATCTTTTTTAAAGAGGAAGTATATGTAAGGTTGCGGATGGCAGGAATTCGATATACCACCTTGGGAGAGTTTAATTCCGTTGGCGTCAAAATCATCTATAAAAACAGGGCGACTATTTTTGATGCCTTGGCAACAGCCGGCGAAACCTCACTTTTGGCAAAACGGGAAAAGTTGTTTTTAATTCGTCAATATGGGGATGGAGTAAAAATTCATCAGATTAATTTAAATGACAGAGCCTTATTAGCGAGTCCATTTTACTTTATTCAGCCGAATGATATACTTTACCTCGAGCCGATGAAAATTAGACAGGTTGGAACTGCCGATAATCTTACTTCGTCCTTGGCTTTGTTTGGAGGTATATTTGCATCAGTACTTTTAATCGTAAATTTGGTAACAGGGGGAATTTAA